Proteins encoded together in one Papaver somniferum cultivar HN1 unplaced genomic scaffold, ASM357369v1 unplaced-scaffold_21, whole genome shotgun sequence window:
- the LOC113339633 gene encoding uncharacterized protein LOC113339633, with the protein MVERKGCVRRDRGMRDFNRFIDQQELMDLPIAGAKYSWSSSANSPNPRLSKIDRFLISPEWEDHFPSINVSALARPLSDHKPIMLSCSYEDWGAPLFRCEATWFLEPTLFPLMKTWWTSFNCTGSASFVMAKKLQFLKEQLKLWNKNVFGRIDKRNEKILAEISLLDQSDDNRTISVSQTTKRNSLRMEYEKTADMLHLHWLNKSRAQWLALAVINDHIVTHCKEQFSSNFASSISLAGMNFKQLSVVDASWLERPIEADEVLLALHNLGQDKAAGPDGFQVIVFIKGLDFMKSDIMKVIKEFERNGYIDWRLNPLSSL; encoded by the exons ATGGTTGAAAGAAAAGGTTGTGTTCGCAGAGATCGTGGTATGCGTGATTTCAATAGATTCATAGACCAGCAGGAGCTTATGGATCTGCCTATTGCAGGGGCCAAATACTCTTGGAGCAGCAGTGCTAACTCTCCTAATCCTCGTCTTAGCAAGATTGACAGGTTTCTCATCTCGCCAGAGTGGGAAGACCATTTTCCGTCCATCAATGTTTCGGCTCTCGCAAGACCTCTTTCAGATCATAAACCAATTATGCTTTCTTGTTCTTACGAAGATTGGGGTGCTCCTCTTTTCCGTTGTGAAGCTACGTGGTTTCTGGAACCTACTCTCTTCCCTCTAATGAAGACTTGGTGGACTTCCTTCAACTGTACAGGTTCAGCCAGTTTTGTCATGGCAAAGAAACTGCAATTTCTGAAGGAACAACTCAAACTTTGGAACAAAAATGTCTTTGGGAGAATCGACAAAAGAAATGAGAAAATATTGGCAGAAATATCTTTACTGGATCAAAGCGATGATAACAGAACCATTTCAGTTTCGCAGACAACTAAAAGGAATTCTCTTAGAATGGAATACGAGAAAACAGCTGACATGCTTCACCTTCACTGGCTAAATAAATCTCGTGCTCAATGGCTTGCGCTTG CCGTCATAAATGACCATATTGTTACTCACTGCAAGGAACAATTCTCCAGCAACTTTGCTTCCTCCATCTCCCTTGCTGGTATGAACTTCAAACAACTTTCAGTTGTGGATGCTTCTTGGCTCGAAAGACCTATTGAGGCAGATGAAGTTCTCCTTGCTTTGCACAATCTTGGCCAAGATAAAGCTGCAGGCCCCGATGGTTTTCAAGTTATTGTCTTCATCAAAGGGTTGGACTTTATGAAATCAGACATTATGAAGGTTATCAAAGAATTTGAACGCAATGGTTACATTGATTGGCGTTTAAATCCACTTTCATCACTTTGA